The nucleotide sequence CGTCCAGCCTTTGTCGTGCATCACGACGGCGCTCTGCCACACGGCATTCCAGCTAAAATCCTCCCCTCCGTTGTCGCTATTCTGATTCGAGGTCATTTTGGCGTCCCACTGTTCGTTCAGAGGAGTCACGAAGTACTCGAAGCCGTTGAGATTGTCGTGGTAAGTATCCAGAATCAGCCCGATATAATCGTTGGTACCGAAGCCATCGCGGCCCACCAGTTCTCTGGCGATACTATCCACATTCCGTTCGTAGCAGGTACCCCCGAAGTACAGGCCGTCGTCGCTGTACATTAGGAAGGATTCGGTGCGGTTCTCGTAGGCTTCTTTCCGGCCGATGACGGGCCGGAACTCGATGTAGTCGTCCGCTTTGGCGGCGTCCTGCCAGGCAGCCTCATTCAGCTTTCCGTCAATGACGACGCGTTGGCTGGTACGTTTTGCTTCCAGCGTTTTGGGAATGATCTGACTGGTCGCGGAAGTACCGCTGAGCAGGGAAAGGGCAAAAGAAAGGAGAGAGAGGAAAAATTTCCTGATCATGGCTAAAAGGAAGTATTGTATCGGGGTGGCGGCTAACAGGTCAAAACTAGATCAAAGCTTCATCAGGGACTAGTTAAAAAGTGTTAAGCGGTGCTTTTTAACTTTTCTTAATCTTCGATCCGGTTCAGCTTTTCCAAGGATGGGTTGTTTCTGGTAAAGGTTGCATGTAGCAAAAAAATCAGGTACCTACGTTATTCGCTCCGCAGCGATTTTACCGGGTTCATTAAAGCCGCTTTAATGGCTTGTGAACTCACCGTAAGCAGGGCAATTCCCACGGCCAGTAGCCCCGACAGGGCGAAAACCCACCATTCGATACTGATCTTGTAGGCGAAGGTCTGTAGCCACCGGCTCATTCCGTACCAGGCGATGGGGCTGGCTACCAAAATGGCCAGTACTACCAGTTTCAGAAAATCTTTGGAAAGCAAGGTGACGATACTGACCACCGACGCGCCAAGTACTTTCCGGACGCCGATTTCCCGCGTACGGCTTTCGGTATTGAACACGGATAAGCCGAATAGCCCCATGCAGGAAATCAGGATCGCTACCGCCGCCAGGTACAGGAACAGTTTGCCGAACCGCTCTTCCCTGACATACTGTTCGTTGTAGGCATGATCCGCAAAGAAGGAAACGAAGGGTACTTCAGGTACTAGTTTTTGCCATTCGCGCTGCAAATCCGCTACGGTCTCCTGCGTGTTTTCAGGAGAAATAGTGAAGGTCATAAAGGTAAGAAAGCTAGGAGATATCCGCAGGGTAAGGGGGCGTATTTCATCCTGAAGGGATTGAAAATGAAAATCCCGGATTACACCCACGATGGTACCCCGGCGATTCAGTTGTTCGAAACGTTTGCCCAGGGCGTCGGCAGGATTTGCGTAACCCAGGCTCCTTGCGGCGGTTTCGTTAATCAATATCGCCTGGGTTGAGTCGGAAGCCAGTTGCGGCGATAAAGCCCGGCCAGCGGCAAGTTCGATCTGGTATTGCCTGAGAAAATCATGATCCACAAAATAGACATCCGATTCCAAAGTTTGCATTTCCCGGCTCTGATTTTCCAGCTGCGTCGGATAGGTATGGTTGGCGCGTCCCGGAATGCTCGACGACATACTTACTTCACTGACATTCGCCAGGCGGGAAAGCTGTTGCTTAATGGTGGTGCTATGCGCTATGATCCCGCCATCGAACTGGAAATCAACCACGACTTTATGATCATTCTGAAAGCCCAAATCATAATTCCGCATATGGTGGAGCTGAGAATAGACTACCAGAGTCGAAATGATCAGGATGGCAGAAACGGTAAACTGAGCCACGACCAACACCTGGCGGAGGGTAGGTCCGTTTTGTCGGGGAGAGGTACCCTGCAGGCCGACAAGCGGACGAAAGCCCGACAGAAAAAGCGCCGGGTACAGGCCCGAAACCAAACCGATTGTAACGGCGATCCCGAAAAGCCAGGCCAGATAACGCCCGGTAGCGAAAACCCCCGTAGTCACTATTTTTCCCGCCAAATCATTGAAAGAAGGTAGTAACAGCACACAGAATACTACGGCTAGTACAAAGGCAATGAGTGTGATCAGGCCGGCGTCCATCAGAAACTGCCCTACCAGCTGCTGCCGTTCGGCTCCCAGTACCTTGCGAACACCTACTTCCTTCATGCGACAGGTGGCAAAGGCCGTAGTCAGATTGATGAAATTGAAGCTGGCAATGAAAAGCACGAATGCCGCCACCAGCGAAAAAATATAGATCTCTCCCATATTCCCATGCGTCGAACTTCCCGTGCGCGATCCTCGGGCTTGACCATGAAGGTAAACGTCGGTCAATGGCTCGAGCGATAGGGTTTGTTTCGACTGACTTTGGTCGTAATGCTGCCGGACGAAATCGGTCATGCGGGCACTCAACGCCTGGGTGTCGCAGTGCTCGGGCAACAGCAGGTAGGTATAGAAAAAATAACGCTTCCAGTTGGTTTGCCAGCTACTACCCAGCGTCGCCATCGAAACCAGTACTTCCACCCGGAAATGGGAATTTTGTGGCATATCCTTCATAATGCCGGTTACCGTGGCGGGATCTTTTCCGTTCACCAGCAGTACTTTTCCTAGGGGATCGGCCGTGCCAAAGTAGGTACGTGCGGCCGTTTCAGACAGCACTACCTGGTAGGGAGCATTCAGAATTGTGGCGGGATTACCGCTAATCAAGGGTAGCGTAAAAATGGAAAACAGGGAAGAGTCGGCATAGGCGATTTTTTCTTCCCGCGCCTCATCCTGCTCTTTTTGCAGAATCAGGTAGTCCAGAAAAACCCGCGTAGCACCTTCCACTTCCGGAAAGGTACCTTGCAGGGCGGGCGCCAGCGCGCCGGGGGTACTTTGGTATTCGATCCCGTTGGAGGTTTCCACATCGGTCACCAGCCGGTAGATCCGGTCTGCTTTCTCGTTAAAGGTATCGTAACTCAGTTCAAAACGTACGTACAGCAGCGCAAAAAAACACACGACGATTCCGAGCGTCAGTCCGCCGATGTTGATGATGGAGTACGTCTTACTTCGGATGAGATTGCGTAGTGTGATTTTTAAATAATTGCGGAGCATAGAATACGATAGTGAATTTTAAGCCAATAGCTATCAGCCAATGGCCGTTGGCTTTTTGGTTCATTCCGACCTAAGACTCTTCACCGGGTTTGCCGAGGCCGCCTTGACGGCCTGGTAACTCATGGTGAGGAAAGCCACCAGCAAAGACATGGCACCCGCCAACAAGAATGCCCATACGGGTACTTCGATGCGGTAGGCAAAATCCTGCAACCAGGTATCTACCCCGTACCAGGCGATGGGCGCGGCCACAACGAGGGCAATCAATACTAGTTTCAGGAAGTCACGGGACAGTAAGCCCACGATGCTGGAAACCGAAGCGCCCATCACTTTCCGGATGCCGATTTCCCTGGTCCGTTGCTCGGCGGTGAAAGCGATGAGGCCCAGTAAACCGAGGCAGGAAATAAAAATGGACAAGCCGGCAAATAAGCCAAATACCCGCGAGGTCTGGATTTCCTTACGGTAGGTTTTGTCAAAAGCTTCGTCGAGAAAGCTATATTCAAAGGGGTAGTTGGGGAATTGTTTCTGCCAGGCTTTCTTCAATAAAGGTACGGTGGCAGCCAGGTCGCCGCCCTGCATTTTGAGCGCCAACGGACCCCAGGTGACGTTGTCGAGAAGCATCATCGGCATGATTTTGCTTTTCAGATCCATCTGGTTGAAGTCTTCTACGACTCCGATGATCTGACCATTGACCGGTACTTCGGCATAGCTCCCGTCGGCGTTGTATTGGTAGGACATGTAGCCGATGGTCTGGCCCAGCTTCCAGCCATATTTTTCCACGGCCGTTCGGTTGACCACAAAATTGCTCTGATCGGCCGTGTTATCACTTTGGAAGAAACGTCCCTCCGCTAGCTTGATTCCGAAGACCGACTGGAAATGACTGTCGACGTACAACTGCCCGATCGCTACGTCATCCTGTGGTCCGGTGACTGACTGAGGAGATAATTTATTGATCGTCATTCCGCTGCCGGGCAGCAGCGACACCCGCGTCATATCTTCCACGCCGGCCAACTGCCTCAATTCGCTCTGAAAAGCAGATTTTAGATTTTCGGGCGCCAGGGCAGGCAGGTCGAGCGTAAGTACCTGCTCACGATCGTAACCCAGATCCCTGGTTTGTATGTACCTAAGCTGATTCATGATCACAAGGGTAGCCACCAGCATCACGATTGAAATCGCAAACTGAACCACGACTAGTCCCCGGCGCACATACGCCCGGCCGCTATTGGGTAAAAGGTAGTTTTTAAGTACCCTGACCGGATTGAAATTCGACAAAACGAAAGCGGGGTACATCCCGGTGAGCAGACTCGTCAGTGCCACGAAGCCAACCAGCAAGCCCAGTTTTGAGGGGGTGAGCAAGGGTGCGAGCGTCAGATTCTTATCAGCAAAGTCGTTGAAAAAGGGTAGGGCTACCTGCGCCAGCAGGAGTGCAACCAGGGTGGCGATCAGCGTAAAAATAAACGACTCACCCATGAATTGCCTGATCAGCTGCGCACGCTCTGCGCCCATCGCTTTGCGCACACCTACCTCCCGTGCCCGCAGTGTCGATCGCGCCGACGAAAGGTTCAGGTAGTTGAAGCACGCCAGTAACAAAATGCATAAGGCCACGGCCGAGAAAATGCGCACGAACTCGATGGCATTGGTGGCCCGCACCCGTTCGTCCATCCGGTGGCGGAGGTAAATGTCGCGCAGCGGAATCACGTCCAGTTTCCAGGCCGTTCCGTTGGGGTCGTTGGTTGCTTTGAGGACATTGGGTAATTGTTTGCCGATCTGCTCGAAAGTAGTCCCCGGACTCATCAGAAAATAAGTCATGCCGACAAAATCCCAGTAGGAGCCGTTGTTCTCATCGGACAGGGATCTCTCATTCTGATTGGACGCAATGAAATCAATGGGTAGGTGGGTGTTTTCGGGTGTGTTTTTCATGACCCCCGACACCGTAAATGTGACTTTCTGTGGGATAAAAGTATCGAGTGCCTGCCCGATGGGCGACGAATTGCCAAAGTACTTGGCGGCCATACGTTCTGAAATCACGATCTGCCTGGGCAGAGCCAGAGCTTCTTTCATGCTCCCTTCCACCATCGGGAATGCAAATATTTTGGTCAGATTGGTATCCACCAGGCAAAAGCGACTCTCGTAAGCCGCCAGGTCGCGCCGCGATACCAGGGCCCGCCGGGGGGAAACCTGCGTGACTGCTTCAATACCCGCTTGTCTACGAAGCAATGGACTAAACGTGGAACCGCTCGAAGAAGAGTTGGGAAACTGCTGGAAAAGTCCGATCCGGTCGGCTTGGGGCTGGTTGGTATCGAAACTGAGAACATCCAGCACATACAGCGTAATGATGAGGCAGGTAGCCAGCCCTACCGACAAACCAGCGATGTTGATGAAGGAGTACGTCCGGTTCTTGACGAGGTTACGGACGGCAATTTTCAGGTAGTTTTGTAGCATAGTGGGTCCGAATTAGTAGGTTTTCGAAGAATACAGACAGAAAGTACATCCCTTAGCCGGGAATGGGGGGAATCCCTCCCCTTATTCGCTTCGCAATGAGGTCACTGGATTTCGAAGAGCGGCCCGTACGGCGTGAATACTCACCGTAGCCAATGCGATAAGCAATGCTCCTGCACCCGCCGCTGCCATGCTCCACCACGCTACAGGTACCCGGTAGGGAAAGTCGGATAGCCAGGCATCCATGGTATACCAGGCTAAGGGTACTGCCATCACGATGGCGATTAATACCAGCTTTAGAAAATCCTTACTCAGTAATCCCACCAGCGAACTGACATCTGCGCCTAGTACCTTACGGATGCCGATTTCCTTCGTACGGTTGCGAATCACCATGAGTGCGATGGCAAACAGACCTACGCAGCACAGCAGAATCGCTAATCCCGCCGCCGTCATGAATACTTTTGCAATACGCTCTTCCTTTTTGTATTGCCTGCTGGTATTTTCATCCAGAAAAGAGCCCAGAAATTCAGATTTTGGAGCAAACGAAAGGTACGTGCGTTCGAGCAGTTGCATGGCCTGTGCGGGGTTGCCATTGATTTTTACGAATAGGTAGTAGATACCAAAAGGCTTGTTAAAGAACAGCGTCATGGACTCCACTTTGCGATGCAACGACTCGAAGTGGTAGTCGCGCACGATACCGATGATTGTCTTGCCGCCATCGATAGCCACTGTTTTTCCAATCAAGTTTTTTCCACCGCCGAGCTGCCGGGCCATCGTTTCATTAATAATACAGGCGCTGGTGCTGTCGGTAGAAAACTGACGGTTAAAGCTGCGGCCTGCGACCAGGTCGAGGCCCAATGTTTCCACGTAGTCGAAATCCACATTCAGGCCATTGGTCTGGTAGTTTTTGCCTTCCATATCAAAACCGAAGACGGACTTGAACCCGCTGTTGTCCCGGCCGGAACCGAGATTATTATCAGCACCGGTAATGCTTACAATGCTGGTCTGACCGGATAGTTCGTTGCGAAAGTGATTGAGCAATCGATAGCCATCGATGCCGTTGCCGATCGGGATACTTACCACCTGCTCCCGGTCGAAGCCGAGGGGCTTATTACGCAGGTAATTAATCTGGCTCCATACCACCAGGGTACAGGCAATCAGCCCTACCGAAATGACAAACTGGACGATGATGAGTGAGTTACGGATGCCGCCGCTTACGATCCCCGATTTGACTTTCCCTTTTAGCACCTCTACCGTATTGAAACGGGAAACGATCCAGGCAGGGTACCCGCCCGCTAGTGCGGTAACAAGGATAAAAGTCAGTAGCAGGGTAGCAAGTACCTCAGGCCGTAGCAATTGCACGATTTTTATTTCCCCATTCATGAGGGCGTTGTACTCGGGCATCAAGGCATATGCACCCGCCAGCCCCACAACCAGCGCCCCCAAACTGATGAGTAAAGCCTCACCCCAAAACTGTCCTACGACCTGTGCGCGCAGTGCCCCTAAGGCCTTGCGCATGCCTACCTCTTTGGCACGACCCAAAGACCGGGCAATGGATAGGTTGATGAAGTTGATGCTGGCAATCAAAATTACCAGCAGGGCAATACCTAGCAACAGGTAAGGAATGTAGGGGTCGATGGAATGGCTGCCCACCATTTTATTAAAATGCTCGTCGGCAAAAGGCAACAGTCGTGTGCTGATCACCTCACCGCGCTCGTCACCCTGGAAGCCCGCTTTATGGGCAAAGTCGATGTCTTTTTGGTAGTACTTAGCTGTAAAAGGCATCAAACGACGCTCAAAATCAAGATAATCCACACCTTCGGCCAACTGAATGTAGACATCATGATTTTTGGAGGTCCAGCGGTCTTTATTTTCCTGGTACTCGGGAAATGCCTCGAAGCGAATCAGACAATCTCCTTCAATGGTCGAATTGTCCGGAGCATCGGCCAGAATGCCCGCTACGGTAAAGGGCTGCATACCCCGACCTATATCGGCCATCAGGGTTTTTCCGATCGGATTTACATCGCCAAAAAATGATTTAGCCTGTTTCTCCCGCAGAACGATATTGTCCAGTTGATTTAGTGCGGTTTCCCGGCTACCGGCGAGCAGTTCGAACGAGAACATGTACAGGTAATCAGGATCGACATAGTTGACATCCGATTCAAAGGATTTGTCGCCAATGCGCACCAGCATTCCTCCATCCAAACGACGCGTGGCGTGCTTTACTTCAGCGGGAAACTCCGCTTTGATCGAAGGCTGCATCGGGATGGGCATGGCTGCCCCATAATCTACTTTTTCGGGCCGGCTGACCTTGAAGTAAAGTTTGTAAATCCGGTCTTTATTGGCTTGAAAATCATCGAACGACAATTCAAACTGAGCCGTCAGGAACATCAGAATAGCCGCTATGAAAGCCACCGACAAACCCAGGAAATTGATAGACGACAGTACTTTTTCGCGCCGGATGTTGCGCAATGCTATTTTGAGATAATTTTTTAACATGGCAGGCAGGTTTTGATCTGGCTTATGACCAGGAATCAGGAAAGTCGGTTTTTAGCTGCTTTTAGGCGTGAACCCGATGCTTTCCTCCGCTTCTTCGATCCGTTTCTGAATCTCTTTTTCGGTTCGTCCCTCTTTGTCGATGGTGATCTCAAAACTATGCTCTTCTCCGTTGCGCATGTACTCGTAAATGACTTTGATGCGATGGGCAACGGTATCTTCCTCGATTGTTTTTTTGAAGGGTGCTACCGGTTCGGTCGACGCTACCACCACAGCCACCGGTGGCTGTGGTGCTGCGGCCGGACTCTCTAGTGGGGCGGCGGCCGTATAGGCTTTACCTCCCTCCGCTTTCTCTGCGGCCAGTACGCGGCTCACCAGGGCGTCCTTGTCGGCTTCGCTCATGCCCCGCACGTCGTAGGTATTGGAGTAATAATAGGTCTTGCCGTTTGCCTGACGATCGATCCGGATCGTCAGGCGTTTGCCGTCGTCATCGATTTCCTGGTGGTACGATGACCGCTGGGCTACTGATGCAAGGCCCATCAATAGAAGAAAGAGTGTGTTTAGTGTTTTCATAGGTTTTCGGTTTCTATTCGGTTCTCAGGAATTTGACAGGATTCATCAGCGCGGCCTTCATGGCCTGGCAACGCACTGTTAGTAGCGCGATACCCAATGCCACGCACAAAGAACCACCTTTCGATGTCGATCTCATAGGCAAAACCCTGCAGCCATCTCAAAGGACTGGGGGGTACCTTCAAGAACCGCATTGAGCTTTTGTCCGATTGCCTGATCCAGGGCAATAGAAAATCGCTGCATCGACCACGATCGGTTGTGCAGGTTGCGAAAGGCAATTTTGAGGTAGTTCGTGAACATGGCCAGGGCAGTGGTTTCTGGAGCGGGAAGCGGAGATATAGGGTACCCTCTTTCCTCCCGGCATTTTGCCTTTGGTACTATTTAAAAAGCCATGCCAAAATTTTTAAGCTTTGATAGTCAGAATATTAAATATTTT is from Salmonirosea aquatica and encodes:
- a CDS encoding ABC transporter permease yields the protein MLRNYLKITLRNLIRSKTYSIINIGGLTLGIVVCFFALLYVRFELSYDTFNEKADRIYRLVTDVETSNGIEYQSTPGALAPALQGTFPEVEGATRVFLDYLILQKEQDEAREEKIAYADSSLFSIFTLPLISGNPATILNAPYQVVLSETAARTYFGTADPLGKVLLVNGKDPATVTGIMKDMPQNSHFRVEVLVSMATLGSSWQTNWKRYFFYTYLLLPEHCDTQALSARMTDFVRQHYDQSQSKQTLSLEPLTDVYLHGQARGSRTGSSTHGNMGEIYIFSLVAAFVLFIASFNFINLTTAFATCRMKEVGVRKVLGAERQQLVGQFLMDAGLITLIAFVLAVVFCVLLLPSFNDLAGKIVTTGVFATGRYLAWLFGIAVTIGLVSGLYPALFLSGFRPLVGLQGTSPRQNGPTLRQVLVVAQFTVSAILIISTLVVYSQLHHMRNYDLGFQNDHKVVVDFQFDGGIIAHSTTIKQQLSRLANVSEVSMSSSIPGRANHTYPTQLENQSREMQTLESDVYFVDHDFLRQYQIELAAGRALSPQLASDSTQAILINETAARSLGYANPADALGKRFEQLNRRGTIVGVIRDFHFQSLQDEIRPLTLRISPSFLTFMTFTISPENTQETVADLQREWQKLVPEVPFVSFFADHAYNEQYVREERFGKLFLYLAAVAILISCMGLFGLSVFNTESRTREIGVRKVLGASVVSIVTLLSKDFLKLVVLAILVASPIAWYGMSRWLQTFAYKISIEWWVFALSGLLAVGIALLTVSSQAIKAALMNPVKSLRSE
- a CDS encoding ABC transporter permease, with amino-acid sequence MLKNYLKIALRNIRREKVLSSINFLGLSVAFIAAILMFLTAQFELSFDDFQANKDRIYKLYFKVSRPEKVDYGAAMPIPMQPSIKAEFPAEVKHATRRLDGGMLVRIGDKSFESDVNYVDPDYLYMFSFELLAGSRETALNQLDNIVLREKQAKSFFGDVNPIGKTLMADIGRGMQPFTVAGILADAPDNSTIEGDCLIRFEAFPEYQENKDRWTSKNHDVYIQLAEGVDYLDFERRLMPFTAKYYQKDIDFAHKAGFQGDERGEVISTRLLPFADEHFNKMVGSHSIDPYIPYLLLGIALLVILIASINFINLSIARSLGRAKEVGMRKALGALRAQVVGQFWGEALLISLGALVVGLAGAYALMPEYNALMNGEIKIVQLLRPEVLATLLLTFILVTALAGGYPAWIVSRFNTVEVLKGKVKSGIVSGGIRNSLIIVQFVISVGLIACTLVVWSQINYLRNKPLGFDREQVVSIPIGNGIDGYRLLNHFRNELSGQTSIVSITGADNNLGSGRDNSGFKSVFGFDMEGKNYQTNGLNVDFDYVETLGLDLVAGRSFNRQFSTDSTSACIINETMARQLGGGKNLIGKTVAIDGGKTIIGIVRDYHFESLHRKVESMTLFFNKPFGIYYLFVKINGNPAQAMQLLERTYLSFAPKSEFLGSFLDENTSRQYKKEERIAKVFMTAAGLAILLCCVGLFAIALMVIRNRTKEIGIRKVLGADVSSLVGLLSKDFLKLVLIAIVMAVPLAWYTMDAWLSDFPYRVPVAWWSMAAAGAGALLIALATVSIHAVRAALRNPVTSLRSE
- a CDS encoding ABC transporter permease, which produces MLQNYLKIAVRNLVKNRTYSFINIAGLSVGLATCLIITLYVLDVLSFDTNQPQADRIGLFQQFPNSSSSGSTFSPLLRRQAGIEAVTQVSPRRALVSRRDLAAYESRFCLVDTNLTKIFAFPMVEGSMKEALALPRQIVISERMAAKYFGNSSPIGQALDTFIPQKVTFTVSGVMKNTPENTHLPIDFIASNQNERSLSDENNGSYWDFVGMTYFLMSPGTTFEQIGKQLPNVLKATNDPNGTAWKLDVIPLRDIYLRHRMDERVRATNAIEFVRIFSAVALCILLLACFNYLNLSSARSTLRAREVGVRKAMGAERAQLIRQFMGESFIFTLIATLVALLLAQVALPFFNDFADKNLTLAPLLTPSKLGLLVGFVALTSLLTGMYPAFVLSNFNPVRVLKNYLLPNSGRAYVRRGLVVVQFAISIVMLVATLVIMNQLRYIQTRDLGYDREQVLTLDLPALAPENLKSAFQSELRQLAGVEDMTRVSLLPGSGMTINKLSPQSVTGPQDDVAIGQLYVDSHFQSVFGIKLAEGRFFQSDNTADQSNFVVNRTAVEKYGWKLGQTIGYMSYQYNADGSYAEVPVNGQIIGVVEDFNQMDLKSKIMPMMLLDNVTWGPLALKMQGGDLAATVPLLKKAWQKQFPNYPFEYSFLDEAFDKTYRKEIQTSRVFGLFAGLSIFISCLGLLGLIAFTAEQRTREIGIRKVMGASVSSIVGLLSRDFLKLVLIALVVAAPIAWYGVDTWLQDFAYRIEVPVWAFLLAGAMSLLVAFLTMSYQAVKAASANPVKSLRSE